One genomic region from Sphingobacterium multivorum encodes:
- a CDS encoding ecotin — MKKKVFQVMMLLVIALVSSTTISKAQMVIDKIDLSIFPSPEKGYKKMVIEVPYSESDKNKKIEFSVGKWMEVDECNSFNLSGTLEKKDLQGWGYDYYVFKTNGNVASTMMACPNKEKRNLFVSAQPETVRYNGRMPIVVYVPEAYDVQFKIYTTDGDTYRAAEVRTKK, encoded by the coding sequence ATGAAAAAAAAAGTATTTCAAGTAATGATGCTATTAGTAATTGCATTAGTATCCTCAACAACTATTAGTAAAGCGCAAATGGTTATCGACAAAATAGACTTAAGCATTTTTCCGAGCCCCGAAAAAGGATATAAGAAAATGGTGATTGAAGTTCCCTATTCAGAAAGCGATAAAAACAAAAAAATAGAATTTTCGGTAGGTAAATGGATGGAAGTAGATGAATGTAACTCCTTTAACCTATCGGGCACGTTGGAGAAAAAGGATCTTCAAGGCTGGGGTTATGACTATTATGTATTCAAAACAAATGGCAATGTTGCCAGCACCATGATGGCTTGTCCAAACAAAGAAAAAAGAAACCTTTTTGTTTCGGCACAACCGGAGACTGTACGTTACAATGGCCGAATGCCGATTGTGGTTTATGTACCGGAAGCTTATGATGTGCAGTTCAAAATCTACACAACGGATGGTGACACCTACCGTGCAGCAGAGGTAAGAACAAAAAAGTAA
- the uvrA gene encoding excinuclease ABC subunit UvrA, with product MSKQVEHTPKEYIQIKGARVNNLKNIDVDIPKNKLVVITGMSGSGKSSLAFDTLYAEGQRRYVESLSSYARQFMGRMNKPEVDYIKGIAPAIAIEQRVITSNPRSTVGTSTEIYDYLKLLYARIGKTISPISGREVTKDSVSSVVDFALNLAEGTTVTLLAPLMPSHGRKLKEELSLLLQKGFVRVVYGDSMQKIETIIDDKSVANKDLQDGEVLIVVDRVRIEQDDDTVNRLSDSVQTGFFEGKGELYMEENGQRHHFSHKFELDGITFEEPTPNFFSFNNPYGACRRCEGYGKIIGIDPDLVIPDKSRSVYDGAIAPWRGEKMGEWLQKLVKSSLKFDFPIHRAYMDLTTAQKELLWTGNQYFEGLTQFFEELEAQTYKIQYRVMLSRYRGKKDCPDCRGTRLRKDATYVKVGGKSITDIVLMPLEEALDFFKTLPLVGNEPVIAKRLLAEINNRLQFLCDVGLSYLTLNRLSNTLSGGESQRINLATSLGSSLVGSIYVLDEPSIGLHPRDTQRLISVLKSLRDVGNTVVVVEHEQEMMEAADYLIDIGPEAGINGGEMVFAGTYQQILKDTKSLTGQYLSGKSQIEVPQKRRPWSNSVTIKGAHENNLKGIDVQFPLNTFTVVTGVSGSGKTSLVKRILYPALQKSIGNYSGEQTGVYDAIEGDITQVEQVEMVDQNPIGRSSRSNPVTYVKAWDEIRALYANQAPAKAAGLKPAAFSFNVEGGRCDVCQGEGEVKIEMQFMADIVLPCEACGGKRFKQFVLDVHYKNKSVADVLELSVDEAIVFFEDQPKILAKLQPLQDVGLGYVKLGQSSSTLSGGEAQRIKLASFLIKGNNSKKTLFIFDEPTTGLHFQDIKKLLKSFDALIALGNSILVIEHNMDMIKSADWVIDIGPEGGNKGGKLVFAGLPEELIHCKDSYTGQFLKAHLKD from the coding sequence ATGAGTAAACAGGTGGAGCACACTCCAAAAGAATATATTCAGATAAAGGGTGCAAGAGTTAATAACTTAAAGAATATTGACGTTGATATCCCAAAAAATAAATTAGTTGTTATCACTGGAATGTCGGGCTCAGGAAAATCATCCTTAGCTTTTGATACGCTCTACGCCGAAGGACAACGACGTTATGTCGAGAGTCTTTCTTCGTACGCACGACAGTTTATGGGGCGGATGAATAAACCGGAGGTTGATTACATCAAAGGTATTGCTCCAGCGATTGCCATAGAACAACGCGTCATTACGTCCAACCCTCGTTCGACGGTGGGGACATCCACTGAGATCTACGATTATCTGAAATTGTTGTATGCCCGGATCGGCAAGACAATTTCTCCTATATCGGGCCGCGAGGTGACCAAAGATAGTGTGAGTTCAGTGGTGGATTTTGCGTTGAATTTAGCGGAGGGGACAACCGTGACACTTCTTGCACCGCTTATGCCTTCACACGGTCGTAAGCTCAAGGAAGAACTGTCGCTCTTGTTACAGAAAGGTTTTGTGCGTGTCGTCTATGGCGATAGTATGCAGAAAATCGAAACTATTATCGATGATAAGTCCGTTGCCAATAAAGACCTTCAGGATGGTGAAGTGCTTATTGTCGTCGACCGGGTACGTATTGAACAGGACGATGATACCGTCAATCGACTTTCTGACTCTGTCCAAACGGGATTTTTCGAGGGTAAAGGCGAGCTCTATATGGAAGAAAATGGTCAGCGGCATCATTTCTCCCATAAATTTGAACTTGATGGCATAACCTTTGAAGAACCTACACCAAATTTCTTCAGTTTTAATAATCCTTATGGTGCCTGTCGCCGATGTGAAGGTTACGGGAAGATCATTGGTATTGATCCCGATCTTGTTATTCCAGACAAGAGCCGATCGGTTTACGATGGCGCAATTGCACCCTGGCGAGGAGAGAAAATGGGCGAGTGGCTACAGAAACTTGTTAAAAGTTCACTGAAATTTGATTTCCCGATACATCGTGCATACATGGACCTGACGACCGCGCAGAAAGAGCTGCTGTGGACGGGAAATCAATATTTTGAAGGCCTTACCCAGTTCTTCGAAGAACTTGAAGCCCAAACCTATAAAATTCAATACCGTGTGATGTTATCGCGCTACCGTGGGAAGAAAGATTGCCCGGATTGCCGCGGTACCCGATTGCGAAAAGATGCTACCTACGTGAAAGTAGGGGGCAAGTCTATCACCGATATCGTATTGATGCCGCTTGAAGAAGCCTTGGATTTTTTTAAAACTTTACCGCTGGTCGGCAATGAGCCGGTCATTGCCAAAAGACTTCTTGCTGAAATTAATAACAGGTTGCAATTTTTGTGTGATGTTGGATTAAGTTATCTGACGTTGAACCGGCTGTCGAATACCCTTTCAGGCGGTGAGTCGCAGCGGATCAACCTGGCCACTTCATTAGGGAGTTCGCTCGTAGGTTCTATCTATGTGTTGGACGAACCCAGTATCGGGCTCCATCCACGTGATACACAGCGCCTGATTTCTGTGCTGAAATCCCTCCGCGATGTTGGCAATACGGTTGTAGTGGTCGAGCATGAGCAGGAAATGATGGAAGCTGCCGATTACCTGATCGATATCGGACCAGAAGCGGGAATTAATGGCGGCGAGATGGTCTTTGCGGGTACATATCAACAGATTCTGAAAGATACAAAAAGTCTTACGGGTCAATACCTCAGTGGTAAAAGCCAGATTGAGGTACCCCAAAAACGTCGTCCATGGTCCAATAGTGTAACCATTAAAGGGGCACATGAGAATAACCTCAAAGGGATTGATGTACAATTTCCATTGAATACCTTTACTGTGGTAACGGGTGTTTCGGGATCAGGTAAGACCTCGTTGGTCAAACGTATCCTTTACCCGGCACTGCAGAAGTCGATCGGCAATTACTCTGGTGAGCAGACAGGCGTCTATGATGCGATTGAAGGAGATATTACCCAGGTTGAACAAGTTGAAATGGTCGATCAAAATCCAATCGGTCGTTCTTCGCGATCCAACCCTGTTACTTACGTGAAAGCCTGGGATGAAATCAGGGCCTTGTATGCCAATCAGGCGCCAGCCAAAGCTGCTGGATTGAAACCTGCTGCATTTTCATTTAATGTTGAAGGTGGACGTTGTGATGTTTGTCAGGGCGAAGGTGAAGTTAAAATTGAAATGCAATTTATGGCCGATATCGTTCTGCCATGTGAGGCCTGTGGAGGGAAACGATTTAAACAATTTGTGCTTGATGTACATTACAAGAACAAGTCGGTCGCAGATGTTCTCGAGCTGAGTGTTGATGAAGCGATTGTATTCTTTGAAGACCAGCCCAAAATATTGGCTAAATTGCAGCCTTTACAGGACGTTGGATTAGGCTACGTTAAGCTCGGGCAATCGTCAAGTACATTGTCTGGCGGTGAAGCACAGCGGATTAAACTGGCCTCTTTCCTTATTAAGGGTAATAACAGTAAGAAGACACTCTTTATCTTTGATGAGCCAACAACAGGCTTACACTTTCAGGATATTAAAAAGCTATTGAAATCATTCGATGCACTGATTGCCCTAGGCAACAGTATATTGGTGATCGAGCACAATATGGATATGATCAAATCGGCAGATTGGGTGATCGATATTGGTCCAGAAGGTGGAAATAAAGGTGGAAAGCTAGTCTTTGCGGGTCTTCCGGAAGAACTTATCCATTGTAAAGATTCTTATACAGGTCAATTTTTAAAAGCACATTTAAAAGATTAA
- the pafA gene encoding alkaline phosphatase PafA produces the protein MIKRFFLSVVLGIAALSSMAQQPERPKLVVGLMVDQMRWDYLYRFADRYGNDGFKRLLKEGFSCENTLINYIPTYTAIGHSSVYTGSVPSIHGIAGNDWIEEQTGKNMYCTQDDNVVGVGTTAKEGQQSPRNLLASTVTDQLKLASNFKSKVIGIAIKDRGGILPAGHFADAAYWFEAKSGDWITSNFYMDKLPKWVVDFNKRKLAEKYLKGDWKPMYDISTYAANSIADDNIYEGKYPGEEKPTLPRATSKLMKDEGYELIKTTPMGNQFTLDLAMEAIKNEQMGNNPTKNTDFLCVSLSATDYVGHRYSLTAVEIEDIYLQLDKQLADFFNYLDKTVGKGNYTFFLTADHGASYNSRFFMDMKGNGGYFYSRQIITGLNKTLKEKFGQEKLVTSLMNYQVHLANQKIDSLNLDREKIKETIIRELRHTEGVAYVADMEKGESLMIPAPIREKMINGYNFKRSGAIQIVCEPQWYDGTPRSTGTTHGTWSGYDSHIPLVFMGWGIKPGVSNTEVHIVDIAPTISSLLHITEPNGSIGKPITAVLGQ, from the coding sequence ATGATTAAAAGATTTTTTTTAAGTGTAGTCCTTGGAATAGCAGCGCTTTCGTCCATGGCGCAGCAACCGGAAAGACCAAAATTGGTTGTCGGCCTGATGGTGGATCAAATGCGTTGGGATTATTTATATCGTTTTGCGGATCGATATGGAAATGATGGTTTCAAACGACTTTTGAAAGAAGGATTTTCCTGTGAAAATACATTGATTAACTATATTCCGACATACACAGCCATTGGGCACAGTTCGGTATATACAGGCTCAGTTCCCTCCATACATGGTATTGCAGGTAATGACTGGATCGAAGAACAGACGGGTAAGAATATGTACTGTACGCAGGACGATAATGTTGTTGGTGTAGGGACTACCGCCAAGGAAGGGCAGCAGTCCCCACGTAATTTGCTTGCGTCGACTGTAACGGATCAATTGAAACTCGCTTCTAACTTTAAATCGAAAGTGATCGGTATCGCGATTAAAGACCGTGGTGGTATTCTGCCTGCGGGGCATTTTGCTGATGCAGCGTATTGGTTCGAAGCAAAATCAGGTGATTGGATCACCTCTAATTTCTACATGGATAAACTGCCAAAATGGGTGGTAGACTTCAACAAGAGAAAATTGGCCGAAAAATACCTGAAAGGCGACTGGAAACCCATGTATGATATTAGTACCTATGCTGCCAACAGTATTGCAGATGATAATATCTACGAAGGTAAATACCCTGGCGAAGAAAAACCGACTTTGCCGCGCGCGACTTCTAAGCTGATGAAAGACGAAGGCTATGAGCTGATCAAAACCACACCAATGGGAAATCAGTTTACCTTGGATCTGGCAATGGAAGCAATCAAAAATGAACAGATGGGAAATAACCCAACTAAAAATACCGACTTCCTTTGTGTGAGCCTTTCAGCAACAGATTACGTCGGACACCGCTATTCATTGACAGCAGTGGAGATTGAAGATATCTACCTGCAGCTTGATAAACAACTTGCCGATTTCTTCAACTATTTGGACAAGACCGTGGGTAAAGGAAACTATACCTTCTTCCTGACTGCAGATCATGGGGCTTCTTATAACTCTCGGTTCTTTATGGACATGAAAGGAAATGGCGGTTATTTCTATTCCCGTCAGATTATCACAGGACTTAACAAAACCCTTAAAGAGAAATTTGGACAAGAGAAGCTGGTGACAAGCTTGATGAACTATCAGGTGCATCTCGCTAATCAAAAGATTGATTCGTTGAATTTGGATCGTGAAAAAATAAAAGAAACCATCATTCGTGAACTTCGCCATACAGAAGGTGTTGCTTATGTGGCTGATATGGAAAAAGGAGAAAGTCTGATGATTCCGGCGCCTATTCGCGAGAAAATGATCAATGGTTACAACTTTAAACGTAGTGGTGCAATTCAGATTGTTTGTGAACCGCAATGGTATGACGGTACGCCGCGCTCGACTGGTACAACACATGGTACCTGGTCTGGCTATGATTCCCATATTCCATTGGTATTTATGGGCTGGGGAATTAAACCAGGTGTATCTAATACAGAGGTGCATATTGTGGATATTGCACCGACAATCTCTTCGCTATTGCACATTACTGAGCCCAATGGTAGCATCGGCAAACCGATCACGGCAGTGCTGGGTCAATAA
- a CDS encoding RrF2 family transcriptional regulator has product MLSKKTKYAIKALMVLGRNYGNEPMQIVKIAQEENIPKKFLEQILLEMRNAGILYSKKGAGGGYSLNKAPEDVFLSQVMRLIDGPIALLPCVSLNFYRSCEECTQEHACGIRDTFVEVRNAMLQILNDTSIAHLINKEKELNLNVD; this is encoded by the coding sequence ATGCTTTCCAAAAAAACAAAATATGCAATAAAAGCACTGATGGTGCTTGGTCGTAATTACGGTAATGAGCCGATGCAAATCGTGAAGATTGCGCAGGAGGAGAATATTCCAAAAAAATTCTTGGAACAAATTCTGCTTGAAATGCGAAATGCCGGAATTCTCTACAGCAAAAAAGGTGCTGGCGGTGGTTATAGCCTTAATAAAGCTCCCGAAGATGTTTTTTTATCGCAGGTAATGCGCCTGATCGATGGACCCATAGCCTTGCTCCCCTGCGTGAGCTTAAACTTCTACCGCTCGTGCGAAGAGTGTACCCAAGAGCATGCCTGTGGCATACGCGATACGTTTGTAGAAGTGAGAAATGCCATGTTGCAGATTTTAAACGATACAAGTATTGCCCATTTAATCAATAAGGAAAAAGAATTGAACCTGAATGTAGATTAA
- a CDS encoding outer membrane beta-barrel protein yields MKLTYSLVLFLLFSVLGSKSYAQHKLVGSVADIKDLAKLHQASIALLNPKDSILVKFGRTKENGTFQIANLDTGTYKMVVSYPQYADLVKDIHVAAQDLDIGIVKLSKAALLLEEVQVNGKIPVVIKGDTIEYDAGSFKVEKDAKVEDLLKVLPGITMDGSGKIIAQGKEVKKVLLDGEEFFGDDPTLITKNIRSDMVSKVQVYEKKSDLAVRTGVDDGERTQTIDIKLKEDKKKGMFGQAVAGAGTDNYYGGKVMLNKFKGSQKIAAYGILANDGMVGLGFEDSQKYGVGGSSNVQMMEGGGIMISSGGDGSDGGWDGKYYGGGVPKAVNMGASYSDKSKDDKHKINVNFKRNQINVNNTSTYNAQNNLPERAQVDNNVTTSETETQANIANLRYDYKLDSLADLTVTMGFTKSSRDNLSNSEADQRKLDGTLITRTSSKTDLNNDQDRFNVNAMLTRRFKKDRRSITFNVNANADQNRNKTQYFSENFFQSSGDTTLIDQYKNDKLANNTYGASVTYSEPLSKRLTAAIGYAFNQNKSETLNQSFDKDPATGKYTVLDQNLLNDFDFNSLKNGVNASLNYKSNTLTVNLSNRVDFEQVKRTYNNLNTILQRNQTSVAPNLSINYKISKSKNVSFRYSGRTSQPSLTQIEPLKQNSQPLVEYLDNPDLKAGFDNSYSVNFNNYKQLKDQSIYFYVSADQGKKSINNSVRYDLDKGTQQISYVNIDKDNWRMYGGGGYSFVLKKKWGLKMNLGMNAQYNSQFSYLSSFNEEPKLNRNQTWSVAPSIGFSRYKANKMDFYISMSPGAEQMNSYLQPELNRTTFKFRTFSEITYYLPKDFKISLSTNQNYQAATKTLESINIINMNGYVSKKLLKDKSLEVQVFVNDILNKNNGVYRYQNGTSFIQTSNDVLRRYGMLKVIYNFTTMKGDAK; encoded by the coding sequence ATGAAACTAACCTATTCCCTAGTTTTGTTTCTTTTATTTTCTGTCCTGGGTTCCAAGTCCTATGCACAACATAAACTTGTGGGATCGGTGGCAGATATCAAAGATCTTGCAAAACTACATCAAGCTTCAATCGCGCTGCTCAATCCCAAAGATTCGATTTTGGTTAAATTTGGCCGGACGAAGGAAAATGGAACATTCCAAATTGCTAATCTAGACACAGGTACCTATAAAATGGTGGTTTCCTATCCACAGTATGCTGACTTGGTAAAGGATATCCATGTGGCTGCCCAAGACTTAGATATCGGTATTGTAAAGCTATCCAAGGCAGCTCTACTGCTGGAAGAGGTTCAGGTAAATGGTAAAATTCCGGTGGTGATCAAAGGCGATACAATAGAATATGATGCAGGTAGTTTTAAAGTAGAGAAGGATGCTAAAGTGGAAGACCTGCTGAAGGTATTACCGGGTATTACAATGGATGGGTCAGGCAAGATCATCGCGCAGGGGAAGGAAGTGAAAAAGGTGTTGCTTGACGGTGAAGAGTTTTTTGGCGATGACCCAACGCTGATTACGAAAAACATCCGGTCAGATATGGTCAGCAAAGTACAGGTTTATGAAAAGAAATCGGATCTTGCCGTACGTACCGGCGTGGATGACGGAGAACGTACACAGACAATTGATATCAAGCTCAAAGAAGATAAGAAAAAGGGAATGTTCGGTCAGGCTGTTGCGGGAGCTGGTACAGACAACTATTATGGCGGAAAAGTCATGCTCAATAAGTTTAAGGGCTCGCAGAAAATTGCTGCTTATGGTATTCTGGCCAATGATGGAATGGTCGGATTGGGGTTTGAAGATAGCCAAAAATATGGTGTGGGCGGAAGTAGCAATGTGCAGATGATGGAGGGCGGAGGCATTATGATTTCCTCTGGTGGTGATGGTTCTGATGGGGGATGGGACGGTAAATACTATGGTGGTGGCGTACCTAAGGCTGTCAACATGGGAGCAAGCTATTCGGATAAGTCCAAAGATGATAAGCATAAGATCAATGTCAACTTCAAGCGGAATCAGATCAATGTCAACAATACAAGTACATACAACGCACAGAATAACCTTCCTGAACGCGCACAGGTAGATAATAATGTGACCACATCTGAAACAGAAACACAGGCAAATATTGCAAATCTACGGTATGACTATAAGCTTGATTCGCTTGCTGACCTTACTGTCACCATGGGCTTTACCAAATCTAGCCGTGACAATTTATCCAATTCCGAAGCAGATCAACGTAAATTGGATGGCACATTGATTACACGGACTTCGTCCAAGACAGATTTAAATAATGATCAGGATCGATTTAATGTCAATGCGATGCTTACACGTCGTTTCAAAAAGGACCGCCGCTCCATTACTTTCAATGTCAATGCGAATGCAGATCAAAATCGCAACAAAACACAGTATTTTTCGGAAAACTTCTTCCAAAGTTCCGGAGATACAACCTTGATCGATCAATATAAAAATGATAAGCTGGCGAACAATACCTACGGAGCTTCAGTAACCTATTCGGAGCCGCTTTCTAAAAGGCTGACCGCTGCAATAGGTTATGCATTCAATCAAAATAAATCGGAAACACTCAATCAGTCATTTGATAAAGATCCGGCTACAGGAAAATATACAGTATTGGACCAAAACCTGCTCAACGATTTTGATTTTAACAGTTTAAAAAATGGTGTCAACGCCTCCTTGAATTACAAGTCGAATACATTAACAGTAAATTTGAGCAATCGGGTTGATTTTGAGCAGGTCAAGAGAACCTATAACAACCTGAATACAATACTGCAGCGGAACCAGACATCTGTTGCTCCAAATCTTTCCATCAACTACAAAATCTCGAAAAGCAAAAATGTAAGCTTCCGCTACAGCGGCCGCACGAGTCAGCCTTCGTTGACGCAAATAGAGCCATTGAAACAAAATTCCCAGCCACTCGTCGAGTATTTGGATAATCCAGATCTGAAAGCGGGCTTTGATAACTCCTATTCAGTTAATTTCAATAACTACAAGCAGTTAAAGGATCAGAGTATCTATTTTTATGTGAGTGCAGATCAAGGAAAGAAAAGTATCAACAATAGCGTGCGCTATGATCTAGATAAAGGTACGCAGCAAATTTCCTACGTCAATATTGATAAAGACAATTGGCGTATGTATGGTGGTGGAGGATACAGTTTTGTATTGAAGAAAAAATGGGGATTAAAAATGAATCTTGGCATGAATGCGCAGTATAACAGCCAGTTTAGCTATTTATCCTCCTTCAATGAAGAGCCAAAGCTCAATAGAAATCAAACATGGAGTGTAGCACCAAGTATTGGTTTTAGCCGATATAAAGCGAACAAAATGGATTTTTACATCTCCATGAGCCCTGGTGCGGAGCAGATGAATTCCTATTTGCAGCCTGAGTTGAACCGGACGACTTTTAAATTCAGGACGTTCTCGGAGATTACCTATTATTTACCAAAAGACTTTAAAATTTCCCTGTCGACAAACCAGAATTATCAGGCCGCTACAAAAACGCTTGAATCCATTAATATCATTAATATGAATGGTTATGTTTCCAAGAAATTATTGAAAGATAAGTCCTTGGAGGTACAGGTATTTGTCAATGATATTTTGAACAAAAATAATGGAGTGTATCGTTATCAGAATGGAACTTCATTTATCCAGACCAGCAACGACGTATTACGTCGGTATGGAATGCTAAAAGTAATCTACAATTTTACAACAATGAAAGGAGATGCCAAATGA
- a CDS encoding GLPGLI family protein, whose product MSKYIKLMVWVLLLCAGTAHAQHAYFPSSGTVTYERKFHVQNFLKRNYLSKPDLDTWDKLMVDNAVKNGPAEVVTHHILKFYDNETLFETVQEDYPANYRNVTYYNSILPDSKTYINFQNQEFLKLLPFGDEQLLLKDSLPAVKWKYTDEYRNIAGYDCRRANGVIQDSVYVVAFFAGQIPISGGPELIHGLPGLVMGISIPSMNVNMFATKVEITNTAFSNVLTKKKKVVAESRTEIIKKLKDTVYDYMDEKAFKKRLQSILF is encoded by the coding sequence ATGAGTAAGTATATCAAGTTGATGGTTTGGGTATTATTGCTGTGCGCGGGTACAGCCCATGCACAACATGCTTATTTTCCGAGCAGCGGAACGGTCACCTATGAACGGAAGTTCCATGTGCAGAATTTCTTAAAGCGTAATTATCTCAGCAAGCCCGATTTAGATACCTGGGATAAGCTGATGGTCGACAATGCCGTGAAAAATGGGCCCGCTGAGGTGGTGACCCACCATATTTTGAAATTTTACGATAATGAAACCCTGTTTGAAACCGTGCAGGAGGATTATCCTGCGAATTATCGTAATGTGACTTACTATAATTCTATTCTTCCCGATTCAAAAACCTATATTAATTTCCAGAATCAGGAGTTTTTAAAGTTGCTCCCTTTTGGAGATGAGCAGTTGTTGCTCAAAGATTCTTTGCCTGCGGTTAAATGGAAATATACGGATGAATACCGAAATATTGCGGGATATGATTGTCGGAGAGCAAATGGTGTTATTCAAGATTCGGTCTATGTAGTAGCCTTTTTTGCTGGACAAATACCAATCTCTGGTGGGCCTGAGCTTATCCATGGGCTCCCTGGGCTGGTAATGGGGATATCTATACCGAGCATGAATGTCAATATGTTTGCCACAAAGGTGGAGATTACCAATACAGCATTTTCCAATGTGCTGACCAAAAAGAAAAAGGTGGTTGCGGAATCCAGAACGGAGATCATAAAGAAGCTGAAAGATACCGTCTATGACTATATGGATGAGAAGGCCTTTAAAAAACGACTGCAGAGTATACTCTTTTAG